A genomic segment from Streptomyces sp. NBC_00459 encodes:
- a CDS encoding protein meaA — translation MTERQQKERDRPWLMRTYAGHSTAEASNELYRRNLAKGQTGLSVAFDLPTQTGYDPDHILARGEVGRVGVPVSHLGDMRRLFQDIPLDQMNTSMTINATAMWLLALYQVVAEEQGVDITTLQGTTQNDIVKEYLSRGTHVFPPGPSLRLTTDMICYTVNHIPKWNPINICSYHLQEAGATPVQEIAYAMSTAIAVLDAVRDSGQVPAEKFGDVVARISFFVNAGVRFIEEMCKLRAFGRIWDQVTRERYGIENPKQRRFRYGVQVNSLGLTEAQPENNVQRIVLEMLAVTLSKDARARAVQLPAWNEALGLPRPWDQQWSLRMQQVLAYESDLLEYEDIFAGSHVVEAKVAELVDDSLAEIGRIEEMGGAMAAVESGYLKSQLVASHAERRARIESGREKIVGVNIFESTEPNPLTADLDAAIQTVDPAVEAQVTSALRGWRDTRYQPPFNHPRPCKALERLKEAAKGTDNLMEATLECARAGVTTGEWAGALREVFGEFRAPTGVSSAPVAVMAEEGTALALVRRKVEITARDMGVGKLRFLVGKPGLDGHSNGAEQIAVRARDAGFEVVYQGIRLTPEEIVEAAVAEDVHAVGLSILSGSHAQLVPDVLERLRVAGATDIPVIAGGIIPNGDAEQLRAAGVAAVFTPKDFDITGIIGRIVDEIRKANKLDPLEVPA, via the coding sequence ATGACTGAGCGTCAGCAGAAGGAAAGGGACCGGCCGTGGCTCATGCGCACGTACGCCGGTCACTCCACGGCCGAGGCGTCCAACGAGCTGTACCGGCGCAACCTCGCCAAGGGCCAGACAGGTCTGTCGGTGGCCTTCGACCTGCCGACCCAGACCGGGTACGACCCCGACCACATCCTCGCCCGCGGCGAGGTCGGCCGGGTCGGCGTCCCCGTCTCGCACCTCGGTGACATGCGCCGACTGTTCCAGGACATCCCCCTGGACCAGATGAACACCTCGATGACGATCAACGCCACCGCCATGTGGCTGCTGGCGCTCTACCAGGTCGTCGCCGAGGAGCAGGGTGTCGACATCACCACGCTCCAGGGGACGACACAGAACGACATCGTCAAGGAGTACCTGTCGAGGGGCACGCACGTGTTCCCGCCGGGACCCTCGCTCCGGCTGACGACGGACATGATCTGCTACACGGTCAACCACATCCCCAAGTGGAACCCGATCAACATCTGCAGCTACCACCTCCAGGAGGCGGGGGCGACCCCGGTCCAGGAGATCGCGTACGCCATGTCGACGGCCATCGCGGTCCTCGACGCCGTGCGGGACTCGGGACAGGTGCCCGCCGAGAAGTTCGGTGACGTCGTCGCCCGTATCTCCTTCTTCGTGAACGCGGGTGTCCGGTTCATCGAGGAGATGTGCAAGCTGCGGGCGTTCGGCAGGATCTGGGACCAGGTCACGCGCGAGCGGTACGGCATCGAGAACCCCAAGCAGCGGCGCTTCCGGTACGGCGTGCAGGTCAACTCCCTCGGGCTGACCGAGGCACAGCCGGAGAACAACGTCCAGCGGATCGTGCTGGAGATGCTGGCGGTGACGCTGTCGAAGGACGCACGCGCGCGTGCCGTCCAGCTCCCGGCGTGGAACGAGGCCCTGGGGCTCCCCCGGCCCTGGGACCAGCAGTGGTCGCTGCGGATGCAGCAGGTGCTCGCCTACGAGAGCGATCTGCTGGAGTACGAGGACATCTTCGCCGGGTCGCACGTCGTCGAGGCGAAGGTGGCCGAGCTGGTCGACGACTCGCTCGCCGAGATCGGCCGCATCGAGGAGATGGGCGGCGCGATGGCCGCCGTCGAGTCGGGCTATCTGAAGTCGCAGCTCGTCGCCTCGCACGCCGAGCGGCGGGCCCGTATCGAGTCCGGTCGAGAGAAGATCGTGGGCGTCAACATCTTCGAGTCGACCGAGCCGAACCCGCTCACGGCCGACCTGGACGCGGCGATCCAGACGGTCGACCCGGCCGTCGAGGCCCAGGTGACGTCGGCGCTGCGGGGCTGGCGCGACACGCGCTACCAGCCGCCTTTCAACCACCCGCGCCCCTGCAAGGCGCTGGAGCGGCTGAAGGAGGCCGCGAAGGGCACCGACAACCTCATGGAGGCCACCCTGGAGTGCGCCCGCGCCGGGGTCACGACCGGCGAGTGGGCCGGGGCCCTGCGCGAGGTGTTCGGGGAGTTCCGGGCGCCGACCGGAGTCTCGTCCGCGCCGGTCGCCGTGATGGCCGAGGAGGGCACCGCGCTGGCGCTGGTCCGCCGCAAGGTGGAGATCACGGCGCGGGATATGGGCGTCGGCAAGCTCCGTTTCCTGGTCGGCAAGCCTGGTCTGGACGGGCACTCCAACGGTGCCGAGCAGATCGCGGTGCGGGCCCGTGACGCCGGGTTCGAGGTGGTCTACCAGGGCATCCGGCTCACCCCGGAGGAGATCGTGGAGGCCGCGGTCGCCGAGGACGTGCACGCGGTCGGCCTGTCGATCCTGTCCGGCTCGCACGCCCAGCTGGTGCCCGATGTCCTGGAACGGCTGCGTGTGGCCGGTGCCACAGACATCCCGGTGATCGCCGGTGGCATCATCCCGAATGGTGACGCCGAACAGCTCAGGGCTGCGGGCGTGGCCGCGGTCTTCACCCCGAAGGACTTCGACATCACCGGAATCATCGGCCGCATCGTCGACGAGATCCGGAAAGCGAACAAGCTCGACCCTCTGGAGGTCCCCGCATGA